In Bacteriovorax stolpii, a single genomic region encodes these proteins:
- a CDS encoding cation transporter, whose translation MKKTLFKVPKMDCPSEERVIRMAFDGIQEVQKLEFNLQQRQLEIFHSNNSKDVLSVILPLGFGGEVLQSEEIAKVSSVDKTLFKIPKMDCPSEERMIRMAFEGNSNIQKLEFNLPQRQLEIFHRNTPEEVLSVLSPLGFGAEIVGTEKVQDFISHGSKESDEQETAALKSVFVINALMFVVVLIAGLIADSTGLLADSIDNLADATVFGLSIYAVGRSRELKRKAAKMSGVVQLLLALGTLGEVWRRIIVGSEPESQTMMIVAGFALIANLTSMYLMSAHRKGEVHMQASWIFLSNDVIANFGVIVAGSLVHYFKSDLPDLIIGVIISLVVMSGAIRILRSTRKIQS comes from the coding sequence ATGAAAAAAACATTATTTAAAGTTCCTAAAATGGATTGTCCTTCAGAGGAACGAGTGATTCGCATGGCATTTGATGGAATTCAAGAAGTACAAAAATTAGAATTCAACCTCCAACAACGTCAACTTGAAATTTTTCACTCCAATAATTCAAAAGATGTTTTGTCTGTAATATTGCCACTTGGTTTTGGTGGTGAAGTGCTTCAATCTGAAGAAATAGCAAAGGTAAGTTCTGTAGATAAAACGTTATTCAAGATTCCTAAAATGGATTGTCCTTCTGAAGAGAGGATGATCAGAATGGCCTTTGAAGGCAATAGTAATATACAGAAATTAGAATTCAATTTGCCTCAACGTCAATTAGAGATTTTTCATCGGAATACTCCTGAGGAAGTATTAAGTGTTCTTTCACCGCTTGGCTTTGGTGCTGAAATTGTCGGGACTGAAAAAGTGCAAGATTTTATTAGTCACGGTAGTAAAGAGTCCGATGAGCAAGAGACTGCTGCTTTAAAAAGTGTCTTTGTTATAAATGCACTAATGTTTGTTGTTGTTCTAATAGCGGGTTTAATTGCAGATTCAACAGGACTTCTTGCTGATTCTATTGATAATTTAGCTGATGCTACTGTTTTTGGATTAAGTATTTATGCAGTTGGAAGATCGAGAGAACTTAAAAGAAAAGCAGCAAAAATGAGTGGGGTTGTGCAGTTGCTTTTAGCACTTGGTACATTAGGTGAAGTATGGAGACGTATAATTGTTGGCAGTGAGCCTGAATCTCAAACAATGATGATCGTTGCAGGATTCGCTCTTATTGCTAATTTAACCAGTATGTATTTAATGAGTGCTCATAGGAAGGGAGAAGTTCATATGCAAGCAAGCTGGATATTTTTATCAAATGATGTCATTGCTAACTTTGGAGTTATAGTCGCTGGGTCACTCGTTCATTATTTCAAGTCAGATCTTCCAGACTTAATAATTGGTGTAATCATATCTTTAGTTGTTATGTCCGGCGCAATACGTATTTTAAGATCAACAAGGAAGATCCAATCATGA
- a CDS encoding FTR1 family protein, producing MTGQTFVVKRKQLTILFKVEHMLKSILLLTLLFSQFALSQTVTPETSAESTPRFAIHLLDYLAHDYGGAVQKGKVISQGEYDEQREFAQKVFELATTLPEIKNEKAVYTKIEKLKQMIDGKAEAVDVSLQARDIQKDLILITKITLSPTTQPSISNGKSLFQQNCISCHGNNGYGDGEAGKGMDPAPANFHEPERMSAISAFHNYNTIRLGVPGTGMPPWTNFTDKEVWDLSFYLMAMRHAETLKKAEGVNVKVPENISLIDQASLSDTELKAKMTLENEDERNVALALLRSKDGNTSGGEYIGKAKNYLNESLTAYKNNSKDDAKRLAIQAYLEGIEPLEPMIKANNPDLVIKVETEMAKIRQIISDKNGNFDLLKAQIVITEEVFNEVSEAVKSRELTFGVAFSGAFAIILREGFEAVLIVLTLLSAIRAFGDKTAAKWVHAGWGSAVFLGFVAWFLSGALMNMSGASREMLEAVTSTMAVVILLYFGFWLHRQTEIGRWKKFIHEKVQGAIDNKNLWALASISFISVFREAFETVLFIRALWFQTGESGKDAISLGLIAALALIFAFAFFALKYSKKVPIRELFKFSAILTCGLALILAGKAVHSLQEAGIFDSTYLSFNLRIETIGLYPTWQTISAQILTLVLALVLINYNSKPVMIEEPITEE from the coding sequence TTGACTGGTCAAACTTTTGTAGTAAAAAGAAAACAATTAACAATCTTATTCAAAGTTGAGCATATGTTGAAATCAATTCTCCTACTAACGCTACTTTTCTCTCAATTTGCGCTCTCCCAAACTGTAACACCCGAAACAAGTGCTGAAAGCACTCCCCGTTTCGCTATTCACTTATTAGATTATCTAGCTCATGACTATGGTGGGGCAGTTCAAAAAGGAAAAGTTATTTCACAAGGTGAGTATGATGAGCAGAGAGAATTTGCTCAAAAAGTTTTTGAATTAGCAACGACGCTACCCGAAATCAAAAATGAAAAAGCTGTTTACACTAAAATTGAAAAATTAAAGCAAATGATTGATGGAAAAGCTGAAGCTGTTGATGTTTCACTTCAAGCTAGGGATATTCAAAAAGACCTCATCTTAATCACTAAAATCACTTTGTCTCCTACGACACAACCTTCGATATCGAATGGTAAATCTTTATTTCAACAAAACTGTATTTCATGTCATGGAAATAATGGTTATGGCGATGGTGAAGCTGGAAAAGGAATGGACCCTGCACCAGCCAACTTTCATGAACCAGAAAGGATGAGCGCAATATCTGCCTTTCACAATTATAATACAATTCGATTAGGTGTACCTGGCACAGGAATGCCACCCTGGACTAATTTTACTGATAAGGAAGTTTGGGACTTATCTTTCTATCTAATGGCCATGAGACATGCTGAAACTTTAAAAAAAGCAGAAGGTGTGAATGTTAAGGTTCCTGAAAATATATCGTTGATTGACCAGGCTTCTCTTTCTGATACTGAACTTAAAGCTAAAATGACATTAGAAAATGAAGATGAACGAAATGTAGCACTTGCATTACTTCGCTCAAAAGATGGCAATACTTCTGGTGGTGAATATATTGGTAAAGCTAAGAATTATTTAAATGAATCTTTAACAGCATATAAAAACAATTCTAAAGACGATGCCAAAAGACTAGCGATTCAAGCATACCTTGAAGGTATTGAGCCGCTTGAACCAATGATTAAAGCAAACAATCCTGATCTCGTCATAAAAGTAGAGACTGAAATGGCAAAGATCAGACAAATTATTTCAGATAAGAATGGAAATTTTGATTTATTAAAGGCTCAAATAGTCATCACTGAAGAAGTATTCAATGAAGTTTCTGAAGCTGTCAAATCGAGAGAGTTAACTTTTGGTGTTGCCTTCTCTGGTGCGTTTGCAATTATCCTTAGAGAGGGTTTTGAAGCAGTATTGATTGTATTAACTTTACTTAGTGCAATTAGAGCTTTTGGCGATAAAACGGCTGCTAAATGGGTACATGCAGGCTGGGGTTCAGCTGTGTTTTTAGGTTTTGTAGCATGGTTCTTGTCTGGGGCCCTTATGAATATGAGTGGCGCTAGTAGAGAAATGCTAGAAGCTGTAACTTCAACTATGGCGGTTGTTATATTGCTTTATTTTGGTTTTTGGTTGCATCGACAGACAGAAATCGGTCGATGGAAAAAATTCATTCACGAGAAAGTCCAAGGTGCTATCGACAATAAAAATCTATGGGCCCTAGCTTCCATTTCTTTCATTTCTGTATTTAGAGAAGCTTTTGAAACAGTTTTATTCATTAGAGCTCTTTGGTTCCAAACAGGTGAAAGTGGAAAAGATGCAATCAGTTTAGGCTTAATTGCTGCATTGGCTTTAATCTTTGCTTTTGCATTTTTTGCTCTTAAATATTCCAAGAAAGTACCTATAAGAGAATTATTTAAGTTCTCAGCTATTTTAACTTGTGGTCTAGCTTTGATCCTAGCAGGAAAAGCTGTGCATTCATTACAAGAAGCAGGGATTTTCGACTCAACATATTTATCTTTCAACTTAAGAATTGAAACTATTGGTTTATATCCTACATGGCAGACAATCTCTGCTCAAATTCTCACTCTGGTACTAGCTTTAGTTTTAATTAACTATAATTCAAAGCCAGTGATGATTGAGGAACCAATTACCGAAGAATAA
- the lspA gene encoding signal peptidase II — translation MKKIFLILICVSFFTILIDQFSKMYIADAFYFGESITIIPEFFNITHVRNPGAAFGIFADSHPVLRSILLLGTPPLAVLLICFFLFKNKKISTLEIYAYSLIVGGALGNFADRYRLGFVVDFLDFHINRRVTWPAFNFADSFITTGAFILIVLSFKKSEELIPEV, via the coding sequence ATGAAAAAAATTTTTTTAATTTTGATTTGCGTTTCATTCTTTACAATACTGATAGATCAATTTTCAAAAATGTACATAGCTGATGCTTTTTATTTTGGTGAATCTATTACTATAATTCCAGAGTTCTTTAATATTACACATGTGAGAAATCCGGGGGCAGCCTTTGGTATCTTTGCTGATTCTCATCCAGTTTTACGTTCTATTTTATTGCTAGGAACACCACCATTAGCTGTTTTGTTAATTTGCTTTTTCTTATTCAAAAATAAAAAAATATCCACGCTTGAAATTTATGCCTATTCATTGATAGTTGGTGGTGCTCTTGGAAACTTTGCAGACAGGTATCGATTGGGTTTTGTAGTAGACTTTTTAGACTTTCATATCAATCGTCGAGTAACATGGCCTGCATTTAATTTTGCTGATAGTTTCATTACTACAGGTGCCTTCATATTAATTGTTCTCTCCTTTAAAAAATCTGAAGAACTTATTCCGGAAGTATAA
- a CDS encoding DUF3703 domain-containing protein has product MKKIVRLHYEKELSLYKQNYDFKSFEQCWEHLERAHILGQFSWKDHFFVHIKMFTLAVRSRNVGEIIGQIPRLILAIPGSLLGKAPKGNIGSSKVGIFQPMSIPEDLKQIIEFDENRKGP; this is encoded by the coding sequence ATGAAAAAAATTGTAAGATTACATTATGAAAAAGAGCTTTCACTTTATAAGCAGAATTATGATTTTAAGTCGTTTGAGCAATGCTGGGAACACTTAGAAAGAGCACATATATTGGGTCAATTTTCGTGGAAAGATCATTTTTTCGTTCATATAAAAATGTTCACTCTCGCAGTGAGATCAAGGAACGTAGGAGAGATCATTGGGCAAATTCCTAGGTTAATTCTTGCTATACCTGGCTCGCTTTTAGGTAAAGCCCCTAAGGGTAATATAGGTTCATCAAAAGTTGGAATATTCCAGCCGATGAGCATTCCTGAAGATTTAAAACAAATTATAGAATTTGATGAAAACAGAAAAGGGCCCTAA
- a CDS encoding DsbA family protein — MDKLKVFAIIQQFNKELKIIIGSILALLVIGFGVSFFTQSKPVETVSTDSAPENLVRDFNHRMGPDSAKVKIVEFYDPECEACSAFFPYVKEIMKRHKDKVQLIVRYALYHGNSKLAAKASDAAALQGKFWEYQEVLFTSQNEWSHQKQPATSFFLKYAKDLGMDVAKFETDMKDLRRMETINIDLEDGPKVGVNGTPTIFINGKKLDRINPDYFNEKVEEALAK; from the coding sequence ATGGACAAATTAAAGGTTTTTGCTATAATACAACAGTTCAACAAAGAACTGAAAATCATTATTGGTTCAATCCTTGCACTTCTAGTGATAGGGTTTGGAGTTTCTTTTTTTACACAATCAAAGCCAGTAGAAACAGTTTCAACTGATTCTGCGCCCGAGAATTTAGTTAGAGATTTTAATCACAGGATGGGACCAGATAGTGCCAAAGTTAAAATTGTAGAGTTCTACGATCCGGAATGTGAAGCATGTTCAGCCTTTTTCCCTTACGTTAAAGAAATCATGAAACGCCACAAAGATAAAGTTCAGTTGATTGTCAGATATGCTCTTTATCATGGAAATTCTAAGCTCGCTGCCAAGGCATCAGATGCTGCTGCTCTTCAAGGCAAATTTTGGGAATACCAAGAAGTGCTATTTACATCTCAAAATGAATGGTCTCACCAGAAGCAACCTGCGACTTCATTCTTCCTAAAGTATGCAAAGGACTTAGGTATGGACGTTGCTAAATTTGAAACCGATATGAAAGACCTAAGAAGAATGGAAACAATAAATATAGATCTTGAAGATGGACCGAAAGTTGGTGTGAACGGAACTCCAACAATTTTTATCAATGGTAAAAAACTAGATCGCATCAATCCCGATTATTTCAATGAAAAAGTAGAAGAAGCATTAGCTAAATAA
- a CDS encoding protein-disulfide reductase DsbD family protein, producing the protein MKFRFFKIFYSCSLFLISFLVISYSNITIGNSDIPEKPVTLGIQAIRIENQDFLVLSFKNFPEWHTYWKNPGDAGLSIKNSFSFNQKEFALEELEWPVPKKFVQPGNLWGYGYEGEYSLFYKLTKEKLSQIANNEILLDSKWLSCKHICIPGQQKVKFKFNQLSGEIVILSSGLMPGVDHSILFERFSKLPKFVKDLEIGFNLSKGISPKSLLLSYESKSQSKINLNKDFNFVYIFPISPLDIRHEGIINSNGKILGTTEILWDGEYSSPPESLPANGIFKKPLTLKFLALDLRTNKYIVAEKTFKSFSLTPIAPIKPAQQPKLAPIETQSSSPSPNSSLTLYIVMAFLGGLILNVMPCVLPVITIKLFGLIKYKEQPHRLILKHNFFYTLGVLSTFLLLASIVLFLKSIGTQVGWGFQLQSPYFVSFMILGLFLFSLNLFGMFEFATIGGNKLGNFKPTEGFVGDYLSGVLATVLSTPCSAPFLGTALTFAFTSSSIQIYIIFLMIGLGLSFPFILTSVYPRLVFFLPKPGPWMIKVKKILGVTLLLTLFWLVDVYNALVSGSPHFIKLLFCLVFIFGGFLFQKRKDKWISYVSFGLAMVLLTYINVTPVAFNSKNDDNLVIAKNTKGLDWEVWSESRMEDYKNSGDLVFIDFTAKWCFTCKVNEKLVLETNAFKSLAKDYNLKLLIADWTKRDPVIERFLRKNGLVGVPAYFIQKKDGTLINLGETISIGSIEKNLK; encoded by the coding sequence ATGAAGTTTAGATTTTTTAAAATATTTTATTCTTGTTCTCTTTTTCTCATAAGCTTTTTAGTAATCTCTTACTCAAATATCACCATAGGTAATTCAGATATACCAGAAAAGCCTGTAACGTTAGGTATCCAAGCGATACGAATTGAAAATCAAGATTTTCTTGTGCTTAGTTTTAAAAATTTTCCAGAATGGCATACCTATTGGAAAAATCCAGGCGATGCCGGGCTTTCAATAAAGAATTCTTTTTCCTTTAATCAAAAGGAATTCGCTTTGGAAGAACTGGAATGGCCTGTACCAAAAAAGTTTGTCCAGCCTGGCAATTTGTGGGGATATGGTTATGAAGGCGAGTACTCACTTTTTTATAAACTAACTAAGGAAAAGCTTTCGCAAATTGCCAATAATGAGATTTTGTTGGATTCAAAGTGGTTGTCCTGTAAACACATTTGTATACCAGGCCAACAAAAAGTTAAGTTTAAGTTTAATCAATTGTCTGGGGAAATAGTTATTTTATCATCTGGGTTAATGCCAGGAGTAGATCACTCTATTTTATTTGAAAGATTTTCAAAACTTCCAAAATTTGTTAAGGATTTAGAAATAGGTTTCAACTTATCAAAGGGAATTTCTCCAAAATCATTATTATTAAGTTATGAATCAAAATCACAATCTAAAATTAACTTGAATAAAGATTTTAACTTTGTGTATATTTTTCCAATTTCTCCATTAGATATTAGGCATGAAGGAATAATCAATTCAAATGGGAAAATTCTTGGTACAACTGAAATTTTATGGGATGGCGAATATTCTAGTCCACCAGAGTCATTACCGGCCAATGGAATATTTAAAAAACCATTAACACTTAAGTTCCTTGCTTTAGACTTAAGAACTAATAAATACATCGTAGCAGAAAAAACATTTAAAAGTTTCTCGTTAACACCCATAGCGCCAATTAAACCTGCTCAGCAGCCCAAACTAGCTCCGATTGAAACTCAAAGTTCATCTCCATCCCCAAATTCTAGCTTAACTTTGTATATAGTAATGGCGTTTCTAGGCGGCTTAATTTTGAATGTTATGCCTTGTGTGTTACCAGTAATTACTATCAAACTGTTCGGCTTGATTAAATACAAAGAGCAACCTCATAGATTAATTTTAAAGCATAATTTTTTCTATACTTTGGGAGTGTTATCGACATTTCTTTTATTGGCTTCAATTGTATTATTCCTGAAATCAATTGGCACGCAAGTAGGGTGGGGGTTTCAATTACAGTCACCATATTTTGTGTCTTTCATGATTCTAGGACTTTTTCTTTTTTCCTTAAATCTTTTTGGCATGTTTGAATTTGCAACCATCGGTGGAAATAAATTAGGTAATTTTAAACCCACAGAAGGATTTGTTGGAGACTATTTAAGTGGAGTGCTTGCTACAGTATTATCAACACCATGTTCGGCTCCATTTTTGGGAACAGCTCTTACATTTGCATTCACTTCAAGCTCCATTCAGATTTATATAATATTTCTTATGATTGGCCTTGGACTTTCATTTCCTTTTATATTAACTAGCGTCTATCCAAGGTTAGTTTTCTTCTTACCTAAGCCTGGACCATGGATGATAAAGGTCAAAAAAATTCTTGGAGTTACTCTGCTACTAACTCTTTTTTGGCTTGTAGATGTTTACAATGCACTAGTAAGTGGCTCACCACATTTTATTAAACTTTTGTTTTGCTTAGTCTTTATTTTTGGAGGATTTCTTTTTCAGAAAAGAAAAGACAAATGGATATCTTATGTATCATTTGGCTTAGCTATGGTTTTACTTACTTATATTAATGTCACTCCTGTCGCCTTTAATTCGAAAAATGATGATAATCTAGTAATTGCTAAAAATACTAAGGGCTTGGATTGGGAAGTTTGGTCTGAATCCAGAATGGAAGATTACAAAAACTCAGGCGACTTAGTCTTTATAGATTTTACAGCAAAGTGGTGTTTCACCTGTAAAGTTAATGAAAAACTTGTATTAGAAACTAACGCATTTAAATCCCTCGCGAAAGATTACAATCTCAAATTATTAATTGCAGATTGGACGAAGCGCGATCCTGTTATCGAGCGTTTTCTAAGAAAAAATGGACTGGTCGGTGTGCCCGCTTATTTCATTCAGAAAAAAGATGGTACATTAATCAATTTAGGTGAAACTATTTCAATTGGGAGCATTGAAAAAAATCTTAAGTAA
- a CDS encoding ArsR/SmtB family transcription factor produces MHQINISIHEIFQALSDPFRIRIVHLMIHVGELCLCELSESMDEPEYKLSRHMKVLKNVGIITSERDGKWIYHSLVIDQSFLNSIYAGIIEFPNSEKQSKEDLRNFNKRKLLRDNGRCRQITFNEVFKEKYIALK; encoded by the coding sequence ATGCATCAAATAAATATTAGTATTCATGAAATTTTCCAGGCCCTATCTGATCCGTTTCGGATTCGTATTGTTCACTTAATGATCCATGTAGGTGAACTTTGTCTTTGTGAATTATCAGAGTCCATGGATGAACCTGAATACAAACTATCAAGACACATGAAAGTCTTAAAAAATGTCGGAATAATAACATCAGAACGAGATGGTAAATGGATTTATCATTCATTAGTAATTGATCAATCTTTTCTCAACTCTATATATGCAGGCATTATTGAATTTCCAAATTCAGAAAAACAATCAAAAGAAGATTTGAGAAATTTTAATAAACGCAAATTGCTTAGAGATAATGGCAGATGCCGACAGATAACTTTCAACGAAGTGTTTAAGGAAAAATATATCGCACTCAAATAA